The nucleotide window AGAATGAACCAGAGTACGTTTAAGTCCATGAGAGACCTCGTTTGTGTGCGTGTTCCGTTACGGCTTACGGCCGGCCGCTACTCGCCAATCAAGGCAACGGCCGTTTGCCCTGGCGCCATCTCGTCGGCCAGTTTTGGTTGGCCGGGTAAGCGTGCATACTTTGCCAGCAGGTAGATGGTGGCAGCCATCAGTGCGCCGTAGAGCAGGGTAAACCCGATTAGTGTCAGGGCGACCATGCCAGCCGACACGCTGATCGAGACGCCGCTTTCCAGTTTCATCAGGCCGTACACAATCCAGGGATAACGGCCAAACTCGGTCAGGAACCAACCGGTCGTGTTGGCAATGTAGGGCAGGGGGATGAGCCAGATGAAGGCGCGCAGGAATTTGGGCTTTTCCTCTAGCTGCTCACCCATGGTTAGCAGCAAAGCGTAACCAACCGCCAACAACATGACCACGCCCGCGCCGACCATGCTACGAAAACTCCAGTAGGTGATAAACACAGGTGGCGTGTAATCGCCGGGGCCATAACGCGCTTCAAACTCGGCCTGTAAATCGTTTAGGCCGCGTATTTCGCCTTGCACCTGGTCTAGCGCCAGCAGGCTGAGCAGATTGGGGACGCGGATGGAGAAAACCTCTTCCCCTTGCAAGTTGCCGATGGTCAGCACGGAGAGGCCGGCTGGGTCTTCGGTTTCCCACAGCGCTTCGGCGGCGGCTACTTTCATCGGCTGGCTGCCGACGAGGTGCTGCATCTGGCTGTGGCCGCTCATCACCACGCCCACTACGCCCAATAAGCCGACGACGGTGGCAATCTGGAAGGAGCGGCGAAAGAGGTCTTTGTTAGCCAAGGGGCGCAGCAGATGGTAGGCGCTGATGCCCAGGACAAAAAAAGCGGCCGTACTCAATCCGCTGGCGATGACGTGGGGGAATTGGGTCCAGATGTTGGGGTTGAAGACAACAGCGGAGAAACTGGTCATTTCGGCACGGCCGTTGTTCAACACATAACCAACCGGCTGCTGCATAAAGGAATTGGCAATGAGAATCCAAAGCGCCGACAGGTTGGAGGCGATGGCGACTAACCAGATGGTCGCCAGATGTACGCCTTTGGACAATTTGTCCCAGCCAAACAGCCACAGGCCCAGGAAAGTGGACTCCAGGAAAAAAGCCATCAGCGCTTCAATTGCCAGCGGCGCGCCAAAAATGTCGCCAACAAAGCGGGAATACTCTGACCAGTTCATGCCAAACTGAAATTCTTGCACAATGCCGGTGACAACGCCCATGGCAAAGTTGATGACAAAGAGCTTGCCCCAAAACTTGGTCATCTGTTTGTAGACATCGCGGTTGGTGCGCACGTACAACGTTTGCATCAGGGCGACGATGATGGACAGCCCCAACGTAAGCGGCACGAAAAAGAAATGGTATACGGTGGTGATGGCAAACTGCATTCTAGCCAGGGTGATTACATCCATATGAATGCCTCCAGGGACATATGAACCACAAAAGAAAGACTTGGTACGTAATCGGTAATCGGTGATCCGTAGTCCGTGGGCCACGGCTGCGGGTAACTGCTAACGGAAAACGGTTCACGGAAAACGGATTACGGAAAACGGATTATGGTTTACGGCTCCTCGAAACAGAGACACGGCCGTCTCTCTGCTGCCTCGCGGCGACCAATTGAGACATTATATTATTAGGCGGCCTTTGAAAAGAGTAGTGAGGTATGTCACCGGAAAATAGGTAACATGTCACGTCTGCATTGTCAGGATGTGGTAGGTGGATGATAATTCTTTCAGGAGGTTCTTATGACTGTGCAAACTGACGTGCTTCAATTTCCCACCAAAGGACATGGCGATATATTGGACATTACCAACGAAGTGGTGATGTCTGTGCAGCAAACCAAGCTGCGGCAGGGCGTGGTGACTATTTTTTCACCCTCGGCTACCAGCAGCGTAACAACGATTGAATATGAGCCAGGCTGTTTGCTCGATTTGCGTCGCTTGTTTGATGAGATTGTAGACCCGGAACGGGAGTACGCGCATAATGCGCGTTGGGGGGATGGCAATGGGCACAGCCATGTGCGGGCGGCCTTGTTAGGACCGTCGTTGAGTGTGCCGTTTGTAGACGGCCGTCTTACCCTGGGTACCTGGCAGCAAATTATCTTTATAGATTTCGACAACCGCCCCCGCCGCCGCGAACTGGTCTTGCAAGTTATGGGCGAATAAAGTTATGCGTCATACGTCACATCTTTGGCCGTATGACGCATAACTCTTTACTGCTCCGATAGCTGCATCAACTGATCCAGCGTTTGCCGCAGCGCTTCTAGCTCTTGTCCATAAGCTGCCCAATCACCATTGCGCTGCGCCTCTTCGGCCGCGGCAAAGTGGCGGTCGGCGGCGCTAATCAATTCCTCTATCGTGCCGTCTAGTTGAATCTGGCCCGGTTCTGTGCTTTCTTCAACCGGCACGGCCACGATTTCCCCGCTCTCATCCACCACCACTTCGCCCGGCGCAGCACGCAGCAGCGCGGCCAATGCCTGCTCAATGGTCGGCTCCATAGTAATGCGCGTGTCTGAAGCCACGATGACGCGCCTGAGTTCGGGCAAGGCGCTGTTGTCCGACAGCAGGTACACAGGCTCGACGTATAGGAAGCTGTTGTTGATGGGGATCACAATCAGGTTGCCGCGAATCACCCGCGACCCGCGTTGGTCCCACAGCGAAAACTGCTGCGAAATTTGCGGGTCCTGGTCAATTCGGGCTTCGATTTGCAGCGGGCCAAATACCAGTTCTTGTTTGGGCAGTTCGTATACCCGCACCTGGCCGTAATTT belongs to Candidatus Leptovillus gracilis and includes:
- a CDS encoding cytochrome ubiquinol oxidase subunit I → MDVITLARMQFAITTVYHFFFVPLTLGLSIIVALMQTLYVRTNRDVYKQMTKFWGKLFVINFAMGVVTGIVQEFQFGMNWSEYSRFVGDIFGAPLAIEALMAFFLESTFLGLWLFGWDKLSKGVHLATIWLVAIASNLSALWILIANSFMQQPVGYVLNNGRAEMTSFSAVVFNPNIWTQFPHVIASGLSTAAFFVLGISAYHLLRPLANKDLFRRSFQIATVVGLLGVVGVVMSGHSQMQHLVGSQPMKVAAAEALWETEDPAGLSVLTIGNLQGEEVFSIRVPNLLSLLALDQVQGEIRGLNDLQAEFEARYGPGDYTPPVFITYWSFRSMVGAGVVMLLAVGYALLLTMGEQLEEKPKFLRAFIWLIPLPYIANTTGWFLTEFGRYPWIVYGLMKLESGVSISVSAGMVALTLIGFTLLYGALMAATIYLLAKYARLPGQPKLADEMAPGQTAVALIGE
- a CDS encoding YjbQ family protein, whose amino-acid sequence is MTVQTDVLQFPTKGHGDILDITNEVVMSVQQTKLRQGVVTIFSPSATSSVTTIEYEPGCLLDLRRLFDEIVDPEREYAHNARWGDGNGHSHVRAALLGPSLSVPFVDGRLTLGTWQQIIFIDFDNRPRRRELVLQVMGE